CTGGTCTTGGCTCGCCGCCAAGATTCCAGTGTTGTGCGCTGCTCGTTCGTCATCTTCAGCGTTTTGGCTTTTTCCCACATGCTCCGGAGAATAACACCATGGAGCGTTATTGTCAATATATTGCTGGGACACTACACTAGCCTCGGGAGGTGACCGTTATCCGTTAGGGCGGTCAATTGCTCGCCCGAATGTGGCACCGCCTCGGCTGTGTGGGGGCGCATGCCGTGCCCCTACGAGTTCACCGCCGCCCGCGGTTCCCCCGCGCTTGACGCCGTCTGCGCGCACGCCATATACTGGGATCGGTGGACCGAACCTATGATCGCCATCATTGACCTGGGCACCGGCAACCTGCGCAGCGTCGAAAAGGCCCTGCACCAGTTGGGCTATCCCGCCCAGGTGACGACCCATACCCCGACCGTACTCAAGGCCGACGCCGTTATCCTGCCCGGGGTGGGCGCTTTCGCCAAGGCCATGGCCGCCCTGCAGCAGGAGGGCCTGGCGCAGGCAATAGAGATGACGGTCAACGCGGGCAAGCCCTTCATGGGCATTTGCCTGGGCCTGCAGCTTCTGTTCGAGGTCAGCGAGGAGTTCGGTGAGGTCAAGGGCCTGGGCCTCCTGCGGGGGCGGGTCAAGCGCCTGAGCGGGGCGGCCTTCGCCGCACCCGCACCGCAACCACAGTCGCCGGCGGCCGCCTGGGATCCGGTGCCGGCTAACTTTGGCAGAGCGCAGCCGAGCGAGCCTTCAACCCCGGCCGAGCCGCGGTTGAAAGTCCCCCACATCGGGTGGAACTCCATCCGCATCGTCAAGCTGCACCCGGCGCTGGCGGGCATCCCGCAGGATTCGATGTTCTACTTCGTCCACTCCTATGCCGTCGTGCCGGAGGCCGACGGCTACACCTGCGCGACCACCGATTACGGTATCGAGTTCACCTCGGCGGTGGGGTGGGGGAAGGTCTTTGCGTGCCAGTTCCATCCGGAGAAAAGTGGGCGCGCCGGCCTGCGCGTGCTCGACAACTTCGCGCGCATGGCCTACCCCCAGGGGCCGCTCGAGCCGCCGGGGGCGATCGCCCAAACCATCCGCTGAGCCCGGCGGGGAAAGGCGATCTCTTGTATGTCATACCTGCCATAGACCTGCGCGATGGGCGCTGCGTGCGCCTGTTCCAGGGGCGCTACGAGCTGGAGACGGTCTACGCCAACCAGCCGGTCGAGGTGGCGCGGCGCTGGGAGCAGGCAGGAGCGCGCCGCCTGCACGTGGTGGACCTGGACGGGGCGCGCGTGGGCGCCCCACAGCACCTGGAGGCCCTCGCCGCCATCTGCGCGGCGGTGTCGTGCCCGGTGCAGGTCGGCGGCGGCCTGCGCACCCTCGAGGCGGTGCGCCAGGCCCTCGATACCGGGGCCGACCGCGCCATCGTCGGCACCGCGCTGACGGAAAACGAGGACGCCGCGCGCGAGTTCTTCTCGCGCTTCGGTGAGGCGGTCGCGGCCGGGGTGGACGCTCGCGGGGGCATGGTCGCCATCGCCGGGTGGGAGGAGACGACCGCGATTGCCGCCGCTGATTTCGCCTGTCGACTGGTATCGCTGGGCGCGCGCCGCATCATCTACACCGACATCGCCCACGACGGCACGCTGGCGGGGCACAACGTCGCGGCGCTG
This portion of the Armatimonadota bacterium genome encodes:
- the hisH gene encoding imidazole glycerol phosphate synthase subunit HisH, which codes for MPCPYEFTAARGSPALDAVCAHAIYWDRWTEPMIAIIDLGTGNLRSVEKALHQLGYPAQVTTHTPTVLKADAVILPGVGAFAKAMAALQQEGLAQAIEMTVNAGKPFMGICLGLQLLFEVSEEFGEVKGLGLLRGRVKRLSGAAFAAPAPQPQSPAAAWDPVPANFGRAQPSEPSTPAEPRLKVPHIGWNSIRIVKLHPALAGIPQDSMFYFVHSYAVVPEADGYTCATTDYGIEFTSAVGWGKVFACQFHPEKSGRAGLRVLDNFARMAYPQGPLEPPGAIAQTIR
- the hisA gene encoding 1-(5-phosphoribosyl)-5-[(5-phosphoribosylamino)methylideneamino]imidazole-4-carboxamide isomerase — translated: MYVIPAIDLRDGRCVRLFQGRYELETVYANQPVEVARRWEQAGARRLHVVDLDGARVGAPQHLEALAAICAAVSCPVQVGGGLRTLEAVRQALDTGADRAIVGTALTENEDAAREFFSRFGEAVAAGVDARGGMVAIAGWEETTAIAAADFACRLVSLGARRIIYTDIAHDGTLAGHNVAALAQIVAAVSAPVIAAGGIGAREHLAAVAAAGAEAAIVGRAIYTGDLPPAVAAETYPP